Within Carassius gibelio isolate Cgi1373 ecotype wild population from Czech Republic chromosome A21, carGib1.2-hapl.c, whole genome shotgun sequence, the genomic segment gcagacacactcttgcagtttaaatctagattaaagacccatctctttaacctggcatacataTAACATactatatgcttttaatatccaaatccgttaaaggatttttaggctgcattaattgggTAAACCagaaaccggaaacacttcacataacaccagatgtacttgctacatcattagaagaatggcatctatgctaatatttgtctgtttctctctttttccgaggtcaccgtggccaccagatccagtctgtatccagatcagagggtcactgcagtcacccggaatccagtacgtatccagacgagatggtggatcagcacctagaaaagacCTCTACAGCCCTAAAAAGACaacagagaccaggacaactagagccccagatacagatcccctgtaaagacctcgtctcagaggagcaccaggacaagaccacaggaaacagatgattcttctgcacaatctgactttgctgcagcctggaattgaactactggtttcgtctggtcagaggagaactggccccccaactgagcctggattctcccaaggtttttttttctccattctgtcggcgatggagttttggttccttgccgctgtcgcctctggcttgcttagttggggtcacttaatctacagcgatatcattgacttgattgcaaataaatgcacagacaccatttaaactgaacagagaggacataactgaattcaataatgaactgcccttaactatcattttgcatcattgagacactgttttccaaattaatgttgttcagtgctttgacgcaatgtatttttgtttaaagcactatatgaataaaggtgattgtttgattgattaaaaCTCTTATGTACTgtaaagcgaggtgtgctctgattggccagctatttagtgcattgtgattaaccaatacCTCAagagtgtgatggaaatgttaatgTAACCATACTGTGACGCCGTGTGTGGGTACAACGAGGCAAACCAGTACAACCCATTACGAACGAGGCATTTGTTACAaactttctttgcgtgaacatctggccgatgttatgcaaattttcccacatagtgatgtagatgtGGATGGTGTGTCTAAaagagccattttaggagggtgtggaccagtctttacttttataaataatattttttttggtttgagACTTTACTCTTTGCAACTTtggggatcttatctattcaagAACAggttgtaacactccaaagagaaaagaaaacttgaaactgcatcgtatgacccctttaatgtaatacatttagctgtaacatttaaatgtaaggCTAGTAAGCTTTTATGACATTGTGATGTCCACAATACCGGCATACCATCTTGCTACACACTCTTGTAGGGACTTTCCTTATAATCAAGGAAATACCCATTTTATTCTGTTGTTATTAGCACGGAAAGGAAACACAATTTACAAATCAACAAAGACTAtcaaaattgatttttaaaaagatataaacaatttttataaaccatgtttacacATTTCTGGTCCATTTTGGCCAGTGTATAAACTAAGGATAACTTTCTTTTCTATGTTCTTTTAAGTACTAAGATTGTTTTTCTAAATTTCGCAAAGTaatgttcaaaaatatttaattttcattccAACACAGTAgtttatataaaacaaagaatgtctttatatatatatatatatatatatatatattatatatatatatatatatatgtgtgtgtgtgtgtgtgtgtgtgtgtcacaggaaAATGTAGTAATAACATGGTCCTAACACAAAAAACAAATagcattcttttcttttttttaatgcttgcGCATTTACTTATTGAGACGTTACTGATTACATACAAAGTGGTTTTAGTAGAGAAATATAATGTTACGGCTGTTTTATAAGCTGATGTTTCACAGGGTCCAAATGGAATGTAATGAAAACTCTTTTGGTTTAAAACACCCCTAAACATccactatatatttatattggcTGGTCTGGGATCACTTCAAACAGCATTGATGTGAGTACACACCAAAAAAAATACTTGATGTTTTAAACGCAGCATTTCACACATATGATACATTGACAAGATTGAACATCAAAAGTCTCTAAGCCGCATCAGTTTCTTTCAAGTATGTAAACCAGAGACTAACATTGAGCCTGAGCTGCACAAGTGTTAAAAAGCTTAATGCATTTGATAACAATGATTCATTGAAGAGACCCTCTTTCAgtttatgatgttttatttaatgtaatctaGAACAGCGCTAACAAGCTCTGTTCCATCTGTTGATAGTCATAACGAGATCTTCACACAGACCGATCAACATTAACTTTATTAGAGACAATAATGTGGATAGAAAAACAGTGGCAGTCTGTACAACTCTCTCAATGTGCCACATCAGCTGTTAGAAGTGACTTCTGATGCTTCGCTCTTTGCTTCCTTTGTTGcggcttttctttttttcctgaaaaTTAACAGTGATAATGTGAAGCCAAGTCATACACTAAACTAAGATCAGACAAACtttctttataattataattaagtcaattaaatactgtaatacaaaacttaaataattaaaaaatgatagGTATTCAAAATTATCAACGAAAAGCTGGAAATAATGAGATTCTGGTCCTGTTCTTTAAATTTTGTGAGGCTAAAACAAACTTGTCCAGATATCTACACACTGGGTCCAGAACAAACCTTATTCTCTTGCCGGGCTTTTTCTCAAAAAGAATGCGTGGAGTCGTGCGAATAGTTGACCGTCTGGGTGGTTTTGTTACAAGCTGGCGTTTCAATTTGCTGTAGGGAGAAAAATTAGAGGTCTTACATTGTGACATTTGATGGCAACACTAGTCTCCAGAAAGCACAAGCAACTATGCTAgagtgattaaaaataaatataaaaaccaaaCCATGGTATCAAACCACTTATATAATATAAGTGAGTAACCTCACCTTTTGATTTTCTTTAACCCGATCATGTAGTCAGGGACAGGACATCCAGCTTTCTTTATAACAGTAGCAATGCTGatccaaaacaaaaaataagtgaGTAGAAGCTCATGCGATTGATTCTATGCAattacttcctggttttagataAGCCAGCTCAGTCACTTCCAGTCTGTTCTATATCACTGCTTATCGACACACTAGGGGTGTGACAATTCACTTAGCTCACGAAATGagagaaaatacatttatatatatatactaatgttgaggcaataataattggctcaaataaaatatgaaaaccattaaattaaatcattgtattgaacaacactgttgaaatacataatgtaataatgttacttaatgtaattttttattttaaatgtaggattattttttccCACAGCCTAACGCTGCACACTGGAAATCCGACATGGTTCCGGAGAACTCTGAGCCCTGTAAATGATTCAGACACAGTTCAGAGTAACAAAACTACAGCAGCAACCAGTCTGTAGGCTGAATGCATTTAACAGTTAAAAGatcaaattaactttttaaattaaatcaaaaaatattttaaaatactcttTAATAGTTATCccattaataattgattaattaattaatgtacttAATTTGTAGTGAACTAgttaagtatttaaataatttacccTTCTAGGCTGTTGGTGTTGGGgcttattattagatttttttttttaatgatatgagACTTTGTGACTATCTACACTTGCTATACTTTATATTTCAGTACAGTAAAAGTACTAAAACTTGTTATAATAGTCATTTCATAATAAATCCAAAATCAAGACTTTTGGAAAAAAATAGGGAGTTGAAGTAGCAACTGCTAATGAGTGAACTACTGGTTATAATGCTAATTTCATGCCAATTTCATCTTAAAAGTCTTTTCTTTAAAGTCTGTTTTAAAAAGGTGTTCAAGACTGAAGATAAGTTATTGATTATCAAGAATATCATTATGTCGTCACATCTCCAGCTAGCTAACATTAGtctaaacaattattattaattagtgcTCAGCGGGTTCAGCATTAAAATGACATGAAACTAAGTTAAAGGtccaataggtgattgtcttcagaaacctGTTTTCTTAttctggttgaaagtctctttacCTCCCAATAGCAATcattaagtggtctaaatgtacttataagtatttatatattctgtggaaggtgtaggaccaagaaatgttcGACCAATCAAAAGTCTCGGTCCATATCGATCAGACAGCATACATCATCAGTGCGTTCACGTACACTGTGCAGACAGAGCGAGAATGGCAGGCAAACATCAAAAACCTGATCTTCCTTCCTGGAACTGTAGTACTTTTACTAAATATGCAAGTTAAAGTTCATCGGTGAATGACAAATTATGTTTTGTAGTCTCTTTTGTCATCTGGTCTGTGAGCATATATATATTCCTCCGTACCACACCAGGGGTATATATAgattataaatatatctatatatcacaACATCAAGTGATTCTTCACTGGAAGTTTATGAGCTGGCATATCTGAATgcagaagttaaaaaaaaaatgccacatGCATATTTTCAATTATATGTCACAGGGCCAGAAAATAATCTCAATGTAATTATGACTAGTTGTAAAGTGCCGTTATTACCTGCGAAGGAGAGGTTTGTCATCCTCTGTGAAAAAAGTGATTGCCTTTCCTTTGTGTCCTGCTCTTCCAGTTCGCCCTATAGAGAAAATAAAACACCAAGCTTAGTATAAAGAAAGTAGACAACATGAATTGTCTAGTCAGATAATAAGCTACAGTGGACTAACCGATCCGGTGGATGTATTCCACAGCAGTTGTAGGGAAGTCGTAATTTATAACAAGGTTGATGCCCTTGAAGTCGATACCACGGGCCAGAAGAGCAGTGCAGATCAGCACCCAGATCTTCCCTGAACGGAAACTGCTCACAACATTGTCCCTCTAACCagagagacaaagaaagaaaatgtttaaaataacataatactataataaaacattccactaatattacattatgtatttatacacacatataaatacagattgaatttattctttatttattattatatatagatcCGTTTTTTGTGTCACGGTTTagtggcatattaaaagtgaaactgtcaatatataatgtaagatTTTATAAGAttgtaagatatatatattttttgcaatttttttttttgttttaaagtcacTTATTTGTATGGTAGGGTATAAGGAGAACACTCAACAATCATGGCCTTCATGTCAGGACACAAGGAGGACAAAAGTCCAACTATGCTAAAAAAGGATTTGGATAGACCTGTGAAATTCTGGAACAATACTTCATGGAGTGATGTGAACAAATTAAAACTTTTTGGACCCATAAATCAATGTCTTGTGCAAAAGACGCAAAGCTTATGAGCAGAAGAACACTAACTCATGGTCAATCACTTTTAATGGGGATGCTTTGCTGTTGCAGGAAGTGGAAATCTTGACTGTATGAAAGATATCATGGATTCTTTGAGATAACAGTCCATTTTGATAAAGATTGCGATGTTTTCATTGAACAGACTGAAGCTCATGATTATTGGACTTTCCAACAGGACAATCATCCGAAAGCACTCATCCAAACCTGCTAAAGCTTGGTACTGGTCGTGGAATGAGTGGCCTGttccagattttaaatgtcattaaaatatttttagaatttgaAGAAAACAAAGGCAACATGAAAATCAAAGATTATCAGTCATCAACTGAAGAATGGGCCAAAATTCCAATAGAGAGGTTTCAGAACCTTGTAAAATTTGAGTTAATGTTCATTGGAAgttataaacaatacaatattcTCTACAAAATTGTACCTatgggggttgaataattttgaaattTTTAGAGCCAATAAAATGTTTAGCAACTTTACATCCTCAAAACTTGATCTTGATCAATGATCTTGAATAAATGATTAATGGTGTTATTTTAACGATTATCTGGTTCTTTTATTAACCTGCTGTTGTGTGCGATCCGCATGAATCACATCCACGTTTATTCCCTCGTACACCAGCTCATGGAACAGCTCTCGGGCACGGTCGATGGACTGAACAAACACCAACACGGGTGGCAGAAATCCCTGAAAGGAAATGACAATTTCAGTGCTAAAAATGAACTTCTCCTTACGAGCCATCTAAATGAAGAAATTCTGGATTTTTCTATTTTGCCATTGAGAAATTATATTCAGTCGTCAGAATGACTGTGAGGACTTCACTGACCTGCTTTATAAGGTTTCTCATAGCAAGTAGCTTTCCATTTTCTGAACCCACAAACAGAAGCTGCTGCTCCACAGTCTCAGCTGCAGAGTTCCTGTGGAAGGAGACAGTCAggtaaattcattttcatttcaattcaaaaatattttattcatttaaaaagtaattcaaatGTAAGCACaatttttaaaacttaattagAATAGGAAAAAACTCATTTATTGATGTATTCTATCCTATTGCTGTTTATACAAGCAATAATTTTATGCTACAAATTAAGAAGATTATCTTTAGCTCGTTCACATGAAAGGAAGGGTTCGATACCTGGGTCCAATGTTGACACAGACGAGGTTGTCTAGGTTCAGTTTACACCATTGCTCTACATCTGTGGCAAAAGTTGCGCTGAAGAGAACCCGGCGGATTTTAGGAGAAGTACAGGCCAAGAAGATAGTGGCAAGCTGCTCTCTGAAACCTTTCTTTCCAACCTCAAAGAGCTTATCAGATTCATCCACCACCAGCCACTCCACACTACAGACATGAAGACATATTTACAACTGGACATAGAAGTAACTGATTACCCGTGTATGATGTGAACATAATCTTAAAGCTCTTTGATAATAAATCTACACACACAATTAATGTGAGAAATTTTcagatttgagattttttttaaactgaactaCAGAGCTTTAGCAAATAACTCACCTGCTCAAGTTGATAGCAGGAGGCTCTTGATTTAGTAAATATATCAATCTGTTAGGAGTCGTCACCAATATATCTGGAAAACAAAAGTGTTAAGACTCTAATCCAGTGATCCTcaacttttttccttttttaattccACAATTCTTGCAAACACACATTatcaacaaaataaacatttaaggaTCTCAAAGCAAAATTCGAACTTATTTTCAGTTCACCTTTGCATTAACTGAATTTTTAATCAAAACTACAGCAAAAACTAATACTGAGAGacctttttaaaatttaaaacaactgttttctattttaatatattttaaaatgtattcctgtgctGGCAATAACGATTATTTgctgttttcaggattctttaatgaacgtggtgttaaaaaaacaaaatttatttacaattacaatttattctatttactgacatttttgatcaatttaacgcatccttactgaataaaatgtatcatttatttttttttaaatgtgtgtgtgtttgtgtatacacgcatatatatacacacaacacacacataagATGTGTTAATATACATAACATACACACCAAACTTCTTTGCCGTCTTTGGCCCATATTTTTTCACAGCTTCAACTCCTTTATTGATCATTTGAACTCTGAAGCCCACTCCTTCTGACAGCTTGAGCAACTCTCTGTGAGTCTAGAGAAAAAACAAATATGCGAGTCTTTACTGCATTCTGTGTGTCAGTCAACATGTTTAAACCGTCAGAAATATATTGATTATTTGTGTGGTCTACAGCAATAATTAGGCTGAGGTGGGCTGAAGGTTTACCTGAGTGGCAAGCTCTCTGGTGGGGGAGATGATGAGGGCTCTGAAACCCTTGTTGAGGGGCTGGCGAAGGTGGGCCAGCAGGGGCAGACAGAAGGCCATAGTTTTACCGGAGCCTGTCGGAGCCGATGCCAGAATCTCCCTTTTCTAAAACAAGCAGATCCATGGAAATAAATCACTTTAGAGAGGatcaagaaaacaaacacatctgaTGCAACAGAAACATGTCATACATGCATCATGAGAGGAACAGCCTGCATCTGTATGGGTGTGGGGGTCTGGAAACCCGCCTCCTTGATGTTTTGAATGATTCGTGGGTCCAGATCATACTCCTTCTGCAGCTCCTCAAAAGTGGAAACGGGATCAGGAATGTCTGTCCCGTGCACATTAATCCGGTTT encodes:
- the ddx52 gene encoding probable ATP-dependent RNA helicase DDX52, which translates into the protein MDAFDLFRKLGSGAKFDLKRFAKDAERFKVVKSQSKDSSNQLAGFSFFGKETQENTSQESRLSEDDDGEEEKEGSDTEQAYGKRRRTKVDEPVKTALKKKKGAKKKFDDAEPEKSEGEGIQWMSSQDKVKDPKKESKDKPSLKRLKQLHQEKVNRIRHQNRINVHGTDIPDPVSTFEELQKEYDLDPRIIQNIKEAGFQTPTPIQMQAVPLMMHKREILASAPTGSGKTMAFCLPLLAHLRQPLNKGFRALIISPTRELATQTHRELLKLSEGVGFRVQMINKGVEAVKKYGPKTAKKFDILVTTPNRLIYLLNQEPPAINLSSVEWLVVDESDKLFEVGKKGFREQLATIFLACTSPKIRRVLFSATFATDVEQWCKLNLDNLVCVNIGPRNSAAETVEQQLLFVGSENGKLLAMRNLIKQGFLPPVLVFVQSIDRARELFHELVYEGINVDVIHADRTQQQRDNVVSSFRSGKIWVLICTALLARGIDFKGINLVINYDFPTTAVEYIHRIGRTGRAGHKGKAITFFTEDDKPLLRSIATVIKKAGCPVPDYMIGLKKIKSKLKRQLVTKPPRRSTIRTTPRILFEKKPGKRIRKKRKAATKEAKSEASEVTSNS